The following nucleotide sequence is from Lytechinus pictus isolate F3 Inbred chromosome 10, Lp3.0, whole genome shotgun sequence.
AGAATACCCCCGtcttcaaatgacaatgaacagctgggaggcttttgtcgaaaattggttaaCCGGAAGGGCAGTATTGTCCTTAGTTTCGGAGCTGaccaaaaattgtaaatatatcgtttgtccagagtcgaGGACCAAACTGCTGCGTTGattcatcaattttcgacaaagacttcttggctGTCTTGGTTGTGTTCTTTGTCATGAAAGAGATTTGACAGTACACTTTCTCTGTTCTTGACTCCTTCGTACTTCGCTGTGTGAAAAATCCCAAATATAATTAATATGCCAGCTTAATTACACCTCTTGCTTGGCAAtagagagttttcgcatttactacgaaGACACTCTCTCCAACGCATCGATTccattgaaaatgcaattaaaatcacagtggagagctgagaggcttttgtcgaaagtttgTGGACTGGGACGGTAGATCATCCGAAGATatgcaccggacgaacaattgcaaatatgtcattGTCCAAAGTCAAGATATTCggatgctgtcccggtccaccaactttcgacaaaagcctctcagatttccattgtgatttgacttgcattgtcaaaggaattggtgcgttgtagagattGTCTTCGTAATAAATGCAAAAAGTCCGGAATATAAATGTGCTACTCAAAATTCTGTCATCGCCTTGGTCTTAATCAATTGGTAGGCCTATTAGTTTTCGACCTGGGCTTATCCCATCAGTCATACATGTCAAGCCAGGCAccatttattacatttttcgtCGAAATAAAGGAGCAAATATTCCAATATTAATGAGAGCACAGCTCTGGGAGCGTTGTGGACCAGTGGACTAGTCTCCGGACTTGAAACATAGggccgtgggttcaaatcctagccatggcgtagtttccttcagcaagaaatttatccacattgtgctgcactcatgcaacccaggtgaggtgaatgggtacctggcaggaatttattccttgaaatgccgagcgctggaaaggctgcttgagctacagccggggtaataatatccaagtcctttggaagcgcatagagacgttattcataatgagTTATGCGCTGTACAAGAGCtgactattattactattattatttttaacataAAATGACAAATCAAGAACAGGTGTATCAAAATACTTTTACAATTATAGGGATGTACACTCTACAAGCTTTTTAGTATTCCTTTAGTTCCATAACACAATAAGAAACAATCAGACAATATCAAATAATCATTGGagataaattcaatttttaactCGTTTATCAAATTGTTTAAATTGTGTGATATGGCATTAATAAGATCTATTTATACTCCTTCTTTCTTGTAAATCTATCatttatgttttgtttcttgttgttggaatgaaataaagtcattaatTGTGAATCAAACACGAAATTGATATTTTCTGCTTTGATCATTCTTAAATAAAGCACTGCACACAAACCAATATAATGGAAAGGATTACTAGTATTCTTGGATAACTGAGGTTTTGTTATTCTAAAGAGGATTAAAAAAGTCCACAGAAATGTATACAAAAGAGGATTGAGAAAGACCTCAAACCACAGAAATATATTCATCGGGCTAAAAGATAACAATAGTAATGAAATATCgaaatatacaacaaaaaatagaacACTACTAGAATAATCGCTTAAAATAGCAAGTGTGTTGATGGATATATTTCTTAACTTCAGTGCATAGGCCTAATTCTTGATGAGACTCCTCTTCATGCtctttggagggggggggggggggttcaaacaACTATCACCGAACACATGGAAGTTTTAAGATGCTATTCCCATAGTGAGTTGGCGAGGTGTGCCATATTGCCAAGTGACTTCATTACCTTATCATGTCGATCTAGTAACTTTGTATAAGTTGGAATGACGGCCTTGCCAATTCGTGGTCTTAACAGTTgcacaaactacatgtatatctacatGGCAAGTTGAACAGTTAAACCTGACAAACCCTTTCATCGAGTCATTAATAAGTTGTTTTTTTAAGAGAGGCAATTATAATTTCCCAATTTTTCTCTCttcgtattttattttatttctgctttCTTATAGTTTGATGTGTGTGAGTCAACCAGAAAGCTACTCCGAGACACCAATATATTGTTGAATCAGATAGTTGACCAAAAGTCGAGCTGCCTAATAACAggtatattttttatcattattatccccttttttttgggggggggggtgggagcaggggcttgaaaatgattttttaaggGGGTGCTTGTTTGTAAACAagccaccccctccccaaaaaagttttcactctaAAATGAAGTTGATTcttattgaaaataatgacagGCAGAAAAAAATCCTTCCAAACCACCAACCTattttccagggggtgctgcctgtgGGGTCTAACATACGTAGCTCCCCCTAGAAAAATAATCCTAGCACAGCCTCTTCCCAGggtcatggggggggggctgtctaTCTATAGATTCTACCCGACTATCCTATATTAGTATTAGTCACTGACTAGggttattattaattattgtaTGCTGTTTATATTAGCATAACACCAAATATTTTTCTCCTCTAAATTGCGAATTTAAAGCTCAAAATACTGCATCTCTTACTTTTTGAAGGCGTTAGAACGGCAATGAGTAACCATCAAAGCGTATTTAAATATCAGGAATATTTCGATTAGCAAGCTTGATTAAATACCTTCATTCATTTTCGGATAAATCCCCCAAAATATACGACTTATGCGTAATTATCAGTTATTAGGCCCACTAATATTAGTTAACGTAGCTGAAATAGTGCGGAATTAGTGATTTAATTTTGGGTATTtctctgtcatttttttttaaagatttatattcAGCAAAGTAGATTAAAAAAGAAGCAATTTTGAATACCATCTCTTATCTATCATGATTGTATACGTAGCATTTGAGGATGTGACATCTTTCAAAGATTCTCTGGATAAGGTTATCGACTTGTTCAAGAGCGCATCGGGAGCTTCGTCTACGCTTCCATTTTGTCCGAATCGACCAAGGGACTGTCATGACGTCAAATTGGCTGGGTCGTTGAGGAGTGGACGATATGTTGTCTTTCCAGATGAGGACTTCGATCCGTTTTATGTCTTTTGTGATATGGATACTGACGGAGGAGGCTGGACTGTGAGTttcctattttatttattttgctcGCAACTCCATCTTATTCACTGGTgtacgagggggggggggggggggcttggggacCATGCCCCCTCCCAAACGCGACCCAAACCtaccaccccccaaaaaaaatagggagaaaagagagaaaggaaaggaaaggaggtGAGACAcacttttattttctgaatattatgtcaaaatctaatacaaaattagatttttatataaaaaaggtcAAGATGTTTGCTTTGCTCGTTTCGCTTGttctgaatttcaaagaaagtTTGCCACTAACAACATCCTGTGCCCCTAATTCTTTTTATCCATTACGCCATTAAAAATCTTATTGTTGATTCAAACACAttgattgtattattttattcaattccatCAAAACAGtcaaacaaaatttataaaaaaattgcgaTTAAATATTTCATAGATAAGATAATACAACGCTCCTCAATTCATATATCACTTTAATGCacaattataggcctataaacatGACTCGTatataacatataaaaaaacaatgacaTGGGTTATTGTAAAATGATCAAGTCAATCATTAAAAGTGTGTCCTGTCCAACCTGTTCTTTTTCGTAGAAGGCAATATACTTTTAACGGGTCttaaaaataagaattaaaaaaaaaaaattaaatgcgcATGCACGTTAATTACCTCGCATCTCAATCACCCACGCAATCTTACACTCGCACACACCGGACGCATACACACCCACGTGCATTTggatcacacacacacacccacatattTCCGGACATAAAATCCTGTTCCTTGAGATTGATACGGGACTGGAgtctctccttatttttttatttaaatgcaCCACACAGCATGCACATTAGGCATGTCATGGACCTACTTCAACCACCCACATTCTATGCGCACAcatctaaaaaatgaaaatccgtTTACACTATACCGTTTACAacttcaccatgttcacatTGTTCCGGTTTGAAAACCTAAGTAAGTATGTAAGACATAATATAGACGGATTTCAatgtatcttaaattcaattatttaagATAATCAAAATTAAACTGTATCTAAAGTTGATAATATCCATTGAGTTTCGAAGATCATACATTGTCTCTGATATTATTTGTGAGTTGCTAATGTCGATCGAGaaattgattcaaatttatatttatctatatggaatctttaaaatgccagaTACCTGATGAGATGGTGAGTATATCTTGCACTCTAAAacatataggcccgtattctgatagcaggcttaacttaaactcaggtttaaagttgtggttttatTGTTACATACTCACTAACAGTATAAATATTATACTTCAGCTCAcctggctctcaaatcattcatgattgtctaggaagtataaacagatgattgtcttcacaatcgatgaatcaggaaagagcacagtaaacacaagaaacatacaacttataaaaaattttgatacttttggcttcccatacttagactacaactttaaacctgaggttaagttaaacctgactatagaatatgggccattgggtagaaagggaacatgcatgtttgctgggtatttttctTTTACCCCATGtagggctatttcaacgcaacattgcgtgaAATTTACAAACTATTTGgtttctttttacccaaccaacatgcatgttcccattttccccaatattgggtaaacctttctTTTAGAGTGTGCTATATTGGCTTATTAGCCTTATATCGACATATATAACAAGTTAAATGTCGTCATTGTGAGATGTTTAATAGATTTCGATGTCGAAACTATTCATGACATCAAGTATATTTTAATTGTCGACATGTCGACATAATTTATTAAGGCTTGTCGAAATGGCAAGATAAGATATCTCGACGACATCTCATCAAGGAGGCGATACTTTAAACCTTAACTCTGTAATTCCATTCTGTATCTATATAGGTGTTTCAACGGAGGGAGGATGGCAGCACCAATTTCTTTCGGACATGGATCGAGTACCACTACGGCTTTGGCCAGCTGTCTGGAGAACACTGGTTGGGCAACAGCAAGCTTCATCGTCTGACATCGCAGAGATCGTACGAACTACGGGTCGATCTCGAGGATTTTGAAGGGGAGAAGTCGTATGCTTCGTACGATCATTTTGCGGTAGAGGACGAACGCGATGGATACAGACTGAGCCTCAGGGGGTTCAATGGAACAGCAGGTATAAGATCaatcaccccctctctctccctcggtctctctctctatatctctctcacacacacacaccctcacatacacacacccacacccgcTCGCATCCTCTTTACCTCATTCAGTCTCATCcagaattatttttaaatgcatAATAATTAATTTCGACCCCATTTTGCTTCGGACCTTTTTGAGTATTAAAAACTGAACAAATCAAGAGCCAAGGCAAAATTAATCacagataataatgatatatatgtaGGGCCTATAGTGCAGGgcttaaatatttattttcatgacgCTAATTGATGATATTTAAACACAATACCTGGTTAACAATCGAAAATTGCATATTGAAattatacaaaacaaaacaaatcataaGTCACTTAATTTAAATAGTCGGAATATGTAGTCTAAAGTCCCTGTACATGACTTGTACACAGAAGATCCCTCAAGACTGAAACAGCCAATTACAATCGGACAGACAAAACAATGAATctaatattttcatcaaatcagaccaggaataacaaagttatgacattctaaagctTTTTATTAGTTCGATGTAACAGTTCTACGCAAGTCTTCGTGAATATGGAATGAGCAAGCtggtgatgtcatattcccactcTTCTTTTATGTATAATCAcatttattctaattttgtCCTAGAAATGAGACCAATTGGATTGACTATACTAATGTGATGACTATACTAATGTGATGTGTATCATAATCATTGATGCaaccttttttgttttacaaggTAGTATACCCTTCACTACACACAAAGTAAGAAAATTTTACTCATTATTATCTTGGCCTATTTTCTTTTAGCGGACGGTGCCTTAAAACGCTTTTGTTTGCCGTTAGCATGATTTGTCTGTACAATATCGCGAGGTATTGCAAAATTCTAAAATAACGATAAATATATTGAATGGCTATATTTAATgggataccagaaatattccccccgggggagggggggggggctactcgaATTATAACATGACACCGACGTGCCACATCAAAGTCGAAAAtagggggctctggaactaaatCTTGGTCATAAAATGGAGGTCTCTGGAACGGCTCTTGGATCAACGATTGCTAAAAATACAATGGTCTGGAACTGACCACATTAAAATCTCCAGAACGTAGGTAACGGCTAGCGCTATAGCGGCAGTGTAAAAGCACGAAATCACGAGAAACCACGAATTTGAGGGTACTTGAAacgggaaaaaataagaaattcgATGGCTTTCTGGattggtgatgctctggaacggaaagttaggctgaaaatgggggtcACGATCGCGGCAAATACGTatcatacattattttatactaagtagccccccccccccgcattaTTCCACTCGGAAGCGCCATATTGCGCTCATCTACGATCCATGCATTATTGGAATATTTCTAGTATTCCATTATGATCCTTCcgatataatacatatatcgGGTATAAAGGGGTGTATGTTTGATAGATGATATTTGGTCTCAGATTTTGTTACATAAATGTTACGTAGGGGAATTTTAATCTAATATGAATTTCGCACATCTGTATATGGTTTCACCAAATAACCCATAAAATATAATGTAGATATCTCGATTCGTATCCAAATATTTGGTAATCATATTGTTTTCGATTTTGCTTAGTCGAACATACAATAT
It contains:
- the LOC129269631 gene encoding fibrinogen C domain-containing protein 1-like, with protein sequence MDTDGGGWTVFQRREDGSTNFFRTWIEYHYGFGQLSGEHWLGNSKLHRLTSQRSYELRVDLEDFEGEKSYASYDHFAVEDERDGYRLSLRGFNGTAGDSLLYHHGQPFSTRDRDDDASKGNCAKLYSGAWWFQRCHFSNLNGKYYEGGKLSSKGTAWYHWKNTYYSVKRSEMKIRPTADN